The sequence below is a genomic window from Actinomycetota bacterium.
ACGGGAACCGCAACGTCGAGATCCTGTGGACGGCCATCCCGAGCGTCATCGTGATGGCCCTGTTCGTGATGTCGATGAAGGTCATGGTCGACGTCAACCACCAGCCCGCCAACCCCGCCCTGACCGTGGACATCACCGGGTTCCAGTGGCAGTGGAAGTTCGACTACTACCACCCGAGCAGCACCGACGAGCTTCAGCGGGGCGCCCCCTACGGGGTGAGCATCGCCGCGGAGGGCCAGCTCCAGCCCCCCACCCTGGTCCTCCCGGTGGGCGAGGTGATCCACTTCAACGAGATCTCCCCGGACGTGATCCACTCGTTCTACGTGCCGGCCTGGCTGTTCAAGCGGGACGTCGTTCCCGGGCGCACCAACACCTTCGACGTCACCATCGACGCGAACCGCATCGGCACGTACCACGGGCAGTGCGCGGAGCTGTGCGGTGACTTCCACAATGAGATGACGTTCACCGTCCAGACCATGACGTCGTCGGACTTCCAGAGCTGGCTGACGAACGAGGCCGCCAAGCAGGCCAAGCAGGGGACGTGCTCGCCC
It includes:
- the coxB gene encoding cytochrome c oxidase subunit II, whose product is MALAADAAILLSACAPPAITKQGDQTHSLYNIVLVLATVVFVGVEIAIVYNALRYRRRKGDDTMPPQIHGNRNVEILWTAIPSVIVMALFVMSMKVMVDVNHQPANPALTVDITGFQWQWKFDYYHPSSTDELQRGAPYGVSIAAEGQLQPPTLVLPVGEVIHFNEISPDVIHSFYVPAWLFKRDVVPGRTNTFDVTIDANRIGTYHGQCAELCGDFHNEMTFTVQTMTSSDFQSWLTNEAAKQAKQGTCSPAGTSLEVTAKNTAFDTKCLAAPANQAFTIKFDNQDVGVPHNVAIYTKDPTQGGTLLGGATSTTDTITGPATTTYQVKALQAGTYLFRCDVHPAAMFGTFVVK